In the genome of Rhodamnia argentea isolate NSW1041297 chromosome 3, ASM2092103v1, whole genome shotgun sequence, one region contains:
- the LOC115747953 gene encoding NAD(P)H-quinone oxidoreductase subunit S, chloroplastic: MASTLPNLHPPSLKSGFLGRAARLNKPSVAFPTHSLSTIQSRPCAKFDLSEILGGRGICNGEKGIEQELKRTLGEPTPSSDVEKPAGVEEPSMSSGGRKPAGGAASVVESVPEDAFEKELMGLTGGFPGGEKGLQSFIEKNPPPPKKSPEKASAAAVPSLKKPNAPELPLLMPGMIALVKNPNNPYYMYCGIVQRITDGKAGVLFEGGNWDRLITFNLDELERREKGPPMKNPKSVIIETLLQKEP; the protein is encoded by the coding sequence ATGGCGTCCACTCTCCCCAACCTCCACCCTCCTTCCCTCAAGTCTGGATTCCTCGGCCGTGCCGCCCGCCTCAACAAGCCATCGGTCGCATTTCCGACGCACAGCCTGTCGACGATTCAATCGAGACCGTGCGCTAAGTTCGACCTCTCCGAGATACTTGGCGGGCGAGGCATCTGCAATGGCGAGAAGGGCATTGAGCAAGAGCTCAAGCGAACCCTCGGAGAACCGACCCCATCGTCTGACGTCGAAAAGCCCGCGGGAGTCGAAGAGCCGTCCATGTCTTCAGGTGGTAGAAAGCCCGCCGGAGGTGCGGCATCAGTGGTGGAGAGCGTCCCTGAAGATGCTTTCGAGAAGGAACTCATGGGGTTGACTGGAGGATTCCCCGGTGGCGAGAAGGGACTGCAGTCTTTCATCGAAAAGAATCCGCCGCCACCGAAGAAATCTCCTGAGAAGGCAAGCGCGGCGGCAGTGCCAAGCTTGAAGAAGCCGAACGCACCGGAGCTGCCGCTTCTGATGCCCGGAATGATTGCACTCGTGAAGAACCCGAACAATCCGTATTACATGTACTGCGGGATCGTGCAGAGGATCACTGATGGAAAAGCTGGAGTGTTGTTTGAAGGAGGGAATTGGGATCGGTTGATAACTTTCAATTTGGACGAgctagagaggagagagaaaggaccTCCCATGAAGAACCCTAAGTCTGTGATCATTGAGACTCTACTTCAGAAGGAACCTTGA